The sequence below is a genomic window from Felis catus isolate Fca126 chromosome A2, F.catus_Fca126_mat1.0, whole genome shotgun sequence.
gatcgtgacctggctgaagtcggacacttaaccgactgcgccacccaggcgcccctaaaaaaaaaaaaaaaaaattcatttctaactTGTGACGCTTTATAGCTGAACAGGCTGTgaggggagaaggagcagagaaagccACCTTCCAAGGTCCTTACCGAGTATTCCGATGAGAGACCCCATCCTCCACACAACACACACTTGTCTTCTGATCTCCAACATCTACGATACAAGTGCTGCTTAAACCACTTCCAAAGGTGGCACACACAGACTCCTGATGGACCACAATCCCTGAGACACAAAGGCAGAGGAGCCATCAGCTAGGCAGCAGTAAAGATCGTAAGACAGACATTCAGTTAAAGCTGGAAACCCCTGAGCAATCGTCCAAGCACAGCAGAtcctctcagaataaacatttcaagaaaGCAGTGAATTAGATTAACTTTgtcaataaaaacagaaaaccaatcTCATTTCAGGTAGATTTCTCTGGAATATAGGACATACCTGAAAAACCCATCTTCATTAAGATCATATTCACTAGTTCTTTCACATGCTGTTTATTATAGATATCAGGAATCAGCAAGATACATCtataatactaaaaagaaaaacaaagggggaaaaaaaaaagataaaacagttaATGCTAAAGTCCGGTCAAAATAAATGTCACTACATTTGTCTTCAGAGAGGATTCTCTCTAAAGGATGGCAACAATGATTAGGGGCACGAAACAAAACCTCAACCCCCCTGCTATCTTTGGGGTTTAATGAAAACACTAATGTTGAAGTtgtgtgaggatttttttttccctttaaattattaaaaacttgtCAAATGGTATCACAaccccagatttcaaaatatactacaaagctataataatcaagaccgtatgatactggcacaaaaatacacatatagatcaatgaacagaatagaacccagaaataaacccacacatatatggtcaatttgACACAGGAGGCAAGgatatacaatgggaaaatatctcttcagcaaatggtgctggaaaaactggacagttacacgcaaaagaacgaaactggaccactttcttaaaccattcacaaaaatacattagaaatgaattaaaaatggagAGGTGAGACCTGAAAtgataaaactcctagaagaaaacacaggcagaaaattctttgacatcagccttagcaacatttttctggtttcctgaggcaagggaagcaaaagtaaaacTAAACTATTGGAGCTATAAGTCTATAGCTATAACTATAACCTATAAACTATAAGTTTGTAAGTtaaactataaactataaactataagctataactatataactatagcTATAACTATAGTTACAACTATTGGAGTAAAATACGTTTGCACAATGAagaaagccatcaacaaaacgaaaaggcaaccttACCTGattggagaaggtatttgcaaatgatatatctggtaaGTGATTAacagccaaaatatataaagaacttctacaacccAATAccagaagaacaaataatccaattagaaaatgggcctTGGACCTCAATAGACacagttttccaaagacatagagatggccaacagacacatgaaaggatgctcaacatcactaatcattaggcaaatgcaaatcaaaaccacaatgagatatcacctcacaactgtcagaatggctagcatcaaacagacaagaaataatgggtgttggcaaggatgtgaagaaaaaggaacactgttggtaggaatgtaaattggtacagctgcTACGGACAACAGAATGGAGAttctaaaaaaattagaaatagaaataacgCACAATCCACGGTAGTAGTAACTCCACTActattacccaaagaaaatgaaaacagtaattttaaaaaatatatgcattccTAATTTCAGTGAAGCATTATTTActacagccaagatatggaagcaacctaagtgtccactaatagataaatggataaagaagattggtatatacatataatagaatattactcagctatataaaagaatgagatcttgctatctgcaataacatggatggacctagaaggtattatgctaagtacagtaagtcaaagaaagataaataccatacgatttcacttacatgtggaatctaaaatacaaaacaaatgaaaaaccaaaaaagcagaaacagacccataaatacagagaacaaattagtAGTTGCCAGATGCAAGGAAGGTGGGGGATGGGAAAAATGCGTGAAAGAAAGTGGGAGATAGCGgtttccagttatagaatgaatagaatgaatggggatgaaaaatacagcatagggaatacagtcctCGGTATTGTAACAGCACAGTATGGGGACAGACAGTAGCTACACTTGGGGTAAGCGCAGCATTATGTATAGTGTTGCCAAATCACTGTgctgtacctgaaactaatgtgtcattgtatgtcaactatacttcgattaaaaaagaaaaccaaaaccaaaaacaaattttgtgaaattaaaaataagacaaacataTGTCCCAAAAAAGGCCCAGAGAGAAGGCATAAACATGAGCAAGTTTGCTGGTTGCAGAGCAGTAGAGACAGACACCaaagaaacagtaagaaaaagagaaggcaccGGAACTGAAGTCAGCCAAGAAGGAAGATACCCTCCACACCTTAAGGCTGAGAATGCTTCAAGGACACTAGATTACAAACAACTCAGGAATACGTACTTAAACACAAGTAAGACAAGACTCTTAAAGGCAATCCAAGTAACTGGGAATTTTAGCTCACCTTTAAATCTTTGAGTggaatttccaagtatttttgtATTGCGTGAGACCATATTACTTCAATATCTGCCAGAACAGCCGTAAGGGAGCCCCCAGGTCCTGGGTGAATATTTAACTGACCTCTTCTGATAGGCCAGTGAATATTATAACAGTCCAATGGATTAACATACAAGGCCtagaaaagacagagagatgaaTGCATCGTTAAACTTTCCTTGGGCATTTTCTGAATTCACATTTAAACATCTAAGAtcatgggcattgaagagggcatcttttgggatgagcactgggtgttgtatggaaaccaatttgacaataaattcataaaaaaaaaaaaaatctaagaccaGAGTTACGATTAACATTTGCTCActattctaattaattttttttaatgtttattttttttattgttgttgagagagagacaagaatgagcgggggagggaaagagagagaaggagacacggaatccgaagcaggctctgggctccaagctgtcagcacagaggccaacgcggggtttgaactcacgaacctgagctgaagtcagatgcttaaccgactacccaggcgcccccatttgctCACTATTCTAAATGTTGAGAGTGGAGTACCTAACATCACAGGAGCCTGTGTGAGTATCTGGGCCTGCAAGGAAGATGGAAGATGGTGAATTCTAGGAAACAACTAGAACTGGATGGTGCTGCAAAGTTCCCTACCTCTTCTCCCACCAAAAACTCAGGGTGATGAGACGTGTTTGTCCACTTATTTCCAGAACAGTGATCTAAAATTGCAGGTCGCATCTGCTTGTTGTAGGAGCGTGCCTGAAATAAAAGAACATCAGAAAACTCTCTGAATTTTtgcaagaaaaaaggagagggggaaggagaaatgTAGCATGagtcctcttttctcctctctcacatACCAGATATAGTAGATTACAAAATGTAATCACAAGCCCTAAATATCTGGCAAAATACTGACTGGTCACAGGAAGATTTTCTTGGCCTTTTCTACAATTGTGATTTTTTTACCCATGGTTTTAAAACCTAGACTGTGATTCATAAGCAGTCCAAAATCACTACTATACTCTGCTTAAAACTGAATACACATTTGTGTATCATACCAACTCACGTCCACTCctaacagtatttttttatcatattaaaatgacaaatgtaGGAAGAACATAGCTTCCCATGTTCTTACAGATCCTGGAATTATACACTTAAGACCATCAGATAAACTATAAATGTTTATGAACTTGACATAAGAAACACCATCTTTTCAATTATTCAGCATGCCCAAGCATTTGTGACACTGATTTGGATATTCTGTAGGTGGTTATGAAtggttttttcttcctctttcaaggAAATCCTATCTTTAATTTGCATAATGAAACCAAGAGAGCACACGATTGGCATTATGACACAATAGCAGTTAAAGAATAAATCTGAAGAAAGAGTTAAGGGTGAACCTGTTCAGGGGACACGGGAATCCGTCTTGTACCATTTGACATCTTTTTAGACCATATTGCTTGATCCACCATTTTAAGGCcattttgtctttgttcattaCTTTCTGGTTTCTGGGGGGAAAAGTGAGAGATGAGCAGTACAAAGGATTcagtgaaaagagaaagcaatttggcaaacTACTAAATTAATCCACCAAGAAGAAATGCTCCCTCATCAACAAGTAGCAGTATTTCCTTCATCTTTGTCATACGTATCAATCTTAAGAACTCAAAGTAATCATTTcactatttataaattaaaaagtcagaaagGAACCCTCACCCATAAACCCAACTATTTGCAAAAATCTATAACCTTAAGGAAGTATGAATGACAAAATTTTTCACAGCACTGATCAGGATAGCTACTTtgtatttataaagtatttcagAGACTTTTCTGTACATGTACATAATTCTCATTATTCTCGATTTTGTAACAATGCTACATTCACTCatgtgttattttgtttaatcAGCAGGTATTCAAGTTGCTGTGACATTATAAGGAATAGATCTGTAAACATCTCTGTGAAAAAGTTATTGTTTCCTATCAACTTTTACTCCTGACATTTATGCCCTACAAAAGAATTGTAAGatccaaaaatataaatgaatttagaCTCTTATACTCTCAAGTTACATTTAGGCTTAGAAATGGGACTTACACAGTCTTCCAgtcatgctaaaaaaaaaaaaatcctaaagtttACTATTTGAAGTATAGAAACTGCAAATTCCTAAAACTACCTTCGATCTAAAACTTAAACGTGGATTACgatgcaaaatatatattttaacatctaCCATGAAATACTTTCTCATAATTACTATCTGCAAGATAAGATAAAGTAAATGCTACCTATAAGGATATATGTAGTTTTGCCTTCAGATTACAATTTGACCTAAGATTGTAGTAACTGATTATAACAATTCAATTTACTTATAGATTGAAAATACAAGCTCAATATAGACTGTAAGTATCTGGAAGAGAAAAATTTGGCAGTCAGTTAATAGAGACCTTAAGGCATTATTTTAAGTGAGTGACATCACCTTCATCAATACCCAATTCATATTGATTGGtgaaaaaatgttgaatttacttttgttgtAATTATTTGTGTACAATCTAACACCGCTAGCTCAGATGAAAAATACTACTTGTAACCCTGAatgatgttattattttaaaacgcATTAAAGCTATGAAGATGGAGATGTTTATTCAAGTATACTGTGTATACCTGAATGTGTAAGCTCTCCCAAAGAAACCACCTTGGGCTTTCTCTCCAGATCCTCCATTTCTGACTTACATTTAGTCCTTCCCTTAGGAGCCAGTTGTCCTTGTATAGTGGCTGCCCTTGTTGTTTGTGCCTTCGTGCAATTACATGAGGAATGCTAGCAGGAAGTGTGTCTGTAGCTCGCCCAATCCTTAGGGTTGTTGAACCTGGGTGTATGACAACAATGAAGTTGCTCTGGATTTGCTGCAAATACAAAACACAGGAGTGTGACCTTGGTAAATAATATGCAGGTAACAAGTTAAATAACATGTAGGTAACAGGCGAGACTAAGAAGTTAAGTTTCCTATGACTATCAGACTCAAAGGTATCAAAATAATTCACTGAAGGTAGCTCTTTGAGAGGCATCCAATTATTGCTCTCTGCCTGAATGCAAACTCTTTTAGTATTTCTGTGCTCCCAGGATCTGACCACAGTACACAGGTCAGTATTTGTTTAAATGAACAAAACCATAATTATCTAATGCAAGTTAACCTATAATTACTGGGCATTTCTGTGCTAGGTACTGGGGGTACAATGGTGACCAAGACAAAATCCTGACCACCAGAGAAGTTTCAGATTACTAGGGGTCACAGGCAAGGAATACACGTGGGAAATACCACGACTAGTGAAGTACTACTAGCTAAAGCTGAATCACTTAAAGATGCTTAGATTCTAAGCCTCCACTACACATTTTCTGATTCAGAATTTCCAGGGAGAGCCACCATTCCTGCACGACTCCTTAGCTAGTAAGGAGCTGCCCTTGAGCTACGGATGTGTCTTCTTGTACGTAtccatttaaaacatttccataGTTTGCCCATAAGATACAGTCAGGAacctctgagatcaagaccctgtCTACTTCTCTAACCTTACTTGAGGAccacttcctttctctttaatcttCCTAATCTAGATCTCTCTTgatttcctggggggggggggggtacctgggtggttcatctggttaagcatcggacttcggctcaggtcatgatctcacagctcatgagttcaagtccctcgtcggctttgtgctgacagcatagagcctggagcctgcttcagattctgtgtctccctctctctctacccctccctccactcataccatctctctctgtcaaaagtaaataaacatttaaaaaaatttttttttaattttagctatctCTTGATTTAACTCACCACTCTGACTTCCAGATCTTCACACAGGCAGCTCCCTTTGCCTGCCACGTCCTTTCTCCCTGGTAAATCCTACTTTCCCCTTCAGTTCTGAAGTTAAACGTCATCAGATTAGTTTTGCTTGTCCCCTTACAATATAACCTTATGGTACCCTTTTTCTTGACACTTGTCATTCTTGTAATTTTTTACTGTCTGCCCTCCCAACAGACAAAAACCTTCATGTAAAAAGGGATCACTTCTGTCTCGTTCACTATCTATGCCCAGTGCACAGCGCACAGGATCCTAGGAGATATTGAAAGCAGCACTTTCACATGGCTGGCGTGATGTTAAACAGTACTTCCCAAGCTTTTTTGTGCTATGGCAGACATTTGTCCAGCAGACTGGAGTGAAAAGATGAAACTGCTTGCCATTGGAGATACCTGTACCTCATTAATGGCACACAGGCTGCAGCACATTGATCAGAAAGCTCTGGGGTAGTAATGGCAGTTTTCCAAAGCatggacaaatattttttaacaactacatatttattttaacatttcaggAAAAAACTAGCCAGTACATCCCACACATCACTTCCTGAATATTATTACTTAAATAACACCAAGTAAAAGAAGTTATTAAGCAAATAATGGATATGAAAAAACCATAGAGAACACGGAAAAACTAAAGGGTGTTCTACAACTGACTGGATTAAGGAAATGTTGCTATAGTGGTTAAGGGCCCAGGATCTGGATTCACAGATTTGTCTTCAAATTCATACTGCACCACTTCCTTGCTCTAGATGAGGTTCCTACCTCACAGAGCTATTGTGAGGCTTAAGCGAATTGATCCTGCAGCCCAGGGTCCGTCTAACCTTCCAAAGTTCTGCACTGCCTTCAGAAGAG
It includes:
- the ACTR8 gene encoding actin-related protein 8 isoform X2; amino-acid sequence: MTQAEKGDAENGKEKGGEKEKEQRGVKRPIVPALVPESLQEQIQSNFIVVIHPGSTTLRIGRATDTLPASIPHVIARRHKQQGQPLYKDNWLLREGLNKPESNEQRQNGLKMVDQAIWSKKMSNGTRRIPVSPEQARSYNKQMRPAILDHCSGNKWTNTSHHPEFLVGEEALYVNPLDCYNIHWPIRRGQLNIHPGPGGSLTAVLADIEVIWSHAIQKYLEIPLKDLKYYRCILLIPDIYNKQHVKELVNMILMKMGFSGIVVHQESVCATFGSGLSSTCIVDVGDQKTSVCCVEDGVSHRNTRLCLAYGGSDVSRCFYWLMQRAGFPYRECQLTNKMDCLLLQHLKETFCHLDQDISGLQDHEFQIRHPDSPALLYQFRLGDEKLQAPMALFYPATFGIVGQKMTTLQHRSQGDPEDPHDEHYLLATQSKQEQSAKATADRKSASKPIGFEGDLRGQSSDLPERLHAQEVDLGSSQGDCLMAGNESEEALTALMSRKTAISLFEGKALGLDKAILHSIDCC